GTATCTTCCGGTGAATCCTTCACAATGAAATAAGTCAGAACTCCCATTCCGGTCATTATCATTGCCGGGATGAAAAATACCCACTGCCATGGCAGGACAGTAACCGCTATTCCTCCAATAATAAAGATAAGCGCACGACCACTTTGAATCATCGAACCGAAAATTGCAGAGAATGTTCCTCGTTCTCGAACATGAAACCATCCCGAATTTACCTTAATAAGAGCAAGCGCGCTGTACGATTGAAAGTACGAATTCATCGCCCATGCTGTCGCAAAGTAACTAAGCAAGACTGTTTCCGTTCCAAGGAATCCTATATAACCACCTAAGCCAAATGCGATGTTGAAAATTACAGAACCGAATACACCGATAAGCATTGCTCTCCGTCCGCCGATTTTGTCTGCAATCGGTCCGTTGAATAGGGCGGAGATTCCATAAATCGTCAGTGCCGCAGTGATGATTGCGCCGATTTGAGTTTTATCCCAACCGTAGGTATCGGAGAGCGCTTTGTTCGCAAATGAAAGATTGTAGCGTCCCATATACATTGCCGCGTAGGTGAAACCAAGCGTCAACCAATTCATCGCTCGTCGGCGACGAAATGCTTTACTATGTGTCGGGCGTTCTAAATGTTCAAGACTCATGTGTTGTTTTCATCGTTAAGTTAAAATGACTTGGAAAGTGGCGCGCAAAGATACGAAATCAATTCAAAAGGAAAAATAAAAAAGTAAAAAAAATCAAACTGGTAACAAGAAACTGAAAACAGGAAACTTCTACGATTGTCATCCGAACCTTCCTGTTATATAATCCTCCGTCTGTTTCTTCGATGGAGTAGTAAAGAGTCGTTTCGTTTCATCCACTTCTACCAAATCGCCCATATAAAAGAACCCCGTAAAATCGCTAACACGGGCGGCCTGTTGCATGTTGTGTGTTACAATGACGATGGTGTAGTTTTGTTTGAGTTCGTAAATCAACTCTTCGATTTTTGCAGTGGCAATCGGGTCGAGTGCGCTCGCTGGTTCGTCCATCAGCAAAACGTCCGGGTCAACAGCTAATGCGCGGGCAATGCAAAGTCGCTGTTGTTGACCGCCGGAGAGTGCTAGCCCGCTTTTCTTCAAATCATCTTTGACTTCATCCCAAAGTGCAGAACGTTTCAAACTTCTTTCGACAATTTCATCCAATTTAGATTTTTCTTTGATGCCGTTGATGCGTGGTCCGTACGCAACATTATCATAAATTGATTTAGGGAATGGATTTGATTTTTGAAAAATCATCCCGACCGATTTGCGTAACTCAACGACATCAATCTTCGCATCATAAATATTCGTGTTCTCAAGAAGAACTTCTCCTTCAATTCTGATATTCTCAATCAAATCATTCATGCGATTGAGTGAACGGAGGAACGTGGACTTGCCGCATCCCGAAGGACCAATCAACGCAGTAACTTTGTTTGTTCGAATATCGAGATTGATATTCTTTAACGCGTGCTTCTCTCCGT
This portion of the Ignavibacteriota bacterium genome encodes:
- a CDS encoding phosphate ABC transporter ATP-binding protein; amino-acid sequence: MTDIFVVQSVASNLNKMDNSYKIQTRLLNVYYGEKHALKNINLDIRTNKVTALIGPSGCGKSTFLRSLNRMNDLIENIRIEGEVLLENTNIYDAKIDVVELRKSVGMIFQKSNPFPKSIYDNVAYGPRINGIKEKSKLDEIVERSLKRSALWDEVKDDLKKSGLALSGGQQQRLCIARALAVDPDVLLMDEPASALDPIATAKIEELIYELKQNYTIVIVTHNMQQAARVSDFTGFFYMGDLVEVDETKRLFTTPSKKQTEDYITGRFG